The proteins below come from a single Argentina anserina chromosome 1, drPotAnse1.1, whole genome shotgun sequence genomic window:
- the LOC126792636 gene encoding cytochrome P450 81Q32-like, translating into MEDIFLYTFLAILVCLFITPTLFRRLRYRNLPPSPSFSLPILGHLYLLKSPNHRTFHSLSRKYGPIFSLWFGSRCVVVISSSAAVQECFTKNDIVLANRPPTLMSKYFGYNRTTMTASPYGDHWRNVRRIGTVEVLSSGRLNSFEEVRKNEVKHLLLKLSRNAEEGRFMKVELRSLLFELTFNNIMTMVAGKRYVGDHVADKEMGKEFIEIMDEAFSYSGGTNVGEFMPFIRWFGGNGYVKKLKKLSKRADVFLQRLIDDHRNKSASERKNTMIDHLLSQQESQPVYYTDKIIKGLIQSLLLAGTDTSAVTIEWATSNLLNHPDVLKKATAELDAQLGQERLVDELDISKLHYLQNIISETLRLCPAAPMLVPHFASDDCVVSEFNIPRDTLVLINAWAIHRDPNLWDDPETFNPERFETGGKDVAHKFIPFGMGRRACPGGGLAQRVVGLTLASLIQCFEWERVSEKEIDMTEGAGLTMHKRVPLEAMYKPRSILNKIVD; encoded by the exons ATGGAAGACATCTTCTTGTACACTTTTCTGGCCATCCTAGTCTGCTTGTTCATCACCCCAACGCTGTTTCGTCGGCTTCGTTACCGTAACCTCCCTCCGAGCCCTTCCTTTTCTCTTCCCATACTCGGCCACCTCTACCTTCTCAAATCACCAAACCATCGCACCTTCCACAGTCTCTCTCGGAAATACGGCCCCATCTTCTCCCTCTGGTTCGGCTCCCGCTGCGTCGTCGTTatctcctcctccgccgccgtgCAAGAATGTTTCACCAAAAACGACATCGTCTTGGCAAACCGTCCGCCCACGCTAATGAGCAAGTATTTCGGGTACAACCGAACTACCATGACGGCCTCCCCTTACGGCGATCACTGGCGCAACGTTCGTCGTATTGGCACTGTCGAGGTCTTATCAAGTGGCAGGCTCAACTCGTTCGAGGAGGTTCGAAAAAACGAAGTCAAGCATTTGCTGCTCAAGCTTTCCCGAAATGCAGAAGAAGGTCGTTTTATGAAAGTGGAGCTGAGGTCCTTGTTATTTGAGCTGACCTTCAACAACATAATGACAATGGTAGCTGGGAAGAGGTATGTCGGAGACCATGTTGCGGACAAGGAAATGGGGAAGGAGTTCATTGAGATCATGGACGAGGCTTTCTCGTACAGTGGGGGGACCAACGTGGGAGAATTCATGCCTTTTATCAGATGGTTCGGAGGTAATGGTTAtgtaaagaaattgaagaagcTGAGCAAGAGAGCAGATGTGTTCTTGCAACGTTTGATTGATGATCACCGGAACAAGAGTGCATCAGAGAGAAAGAATACCATGATCGACCATTTGCTTTCTCAGCAGGAGTCACAACCCGTGTATTACACTGATAAGATTATCAAAGGACTTATACAG AGTCTATTATTGGCGGGCACTGATACATCGGCAGTGACAATAGAATGGGCTACTTCCAATTTGCTAAACCATCCAGATGTACTAAAGAAGGCTACAGCAGAATTGGATGCTCAACTGGGTCAGGAACGCCTAGTAGACGAACTAGACATCTCTAAGCTTCATTACCTTCAAAATATCATCTCAGAGACACTTCGATTGTGCCCGGCAGCACCAATGCTTGTACCCCATTTTGCATCTGATGATTGCGTTGTAAGTGAATTCAATATACCACGCGACACACTGGTATTGATCAATGCATGGGCAATACATAGAGACCCGAATTTGTGGGATGATCCTGAGACTTTCAATCCTGAGAGGTTTGAAACTGGTGGTAAGGATGTGGCACACAAGTTTATACCATTTGGAATGGGAAGAAGGGCATGTCCGGGAGGAGGATTGGCCCAACGAGTGGTCGGCTTGACTTTGGCCTCATTGATTCAATGTTTTGAGTGGGAGAGGGTCAGTGAGAAGGAGATTGATATGACTGAAGGA